A genomic segment from Equus przewalskii isolate Varuska chromosome X, EquPr2, whole genome shotgun sequence encodes:
- the RPA4 gene encoding replication protein A 30 kDa subunit: MSKNGFGSYGSISAAGGASGGNDQPSQGGGTAPATKLFRSRALIQEIIPCSVNQLLTSTLVDDVFQIRGVEVSQVSIVGIIRQAEMAPNYVLYKIDDMTTKPIEVRQWVSNEKAKQGVTLLPVGVYVKVFGTLKCSAGVKCLEVLNIRVLESMNEFTAHVLETGHAHMMLPKAYQLAPVQNAPVTPLEMDGVQESGEDCPDYILKEVLRLIRECPRKEGKSLQQLQTELCSLSIKTIKQAIDYLTIEGHVYCTVDGEHFKSAD; encoded by the coding sequence ATGAGTAAGAATGGATTTGGTAGCTATGGCAGCATCTCTGCCGCGGGAGGAGCCAGTGGCGGCAATGACCAACCGTCTCAGGGCGGCGGCACGGCTCCTGCTACTAAGCTCTTCAGATCCAGGGCCCTAATCCAGGAAATTATACCTTGTTCTGTAAACCAGCTGCTCACCTCCACTCTGGTTGATGATGTCTTTCAGATTAGGGGCGTTGAGGTTTCCCAGGTCTCTATCGTGGGGATAATCAGACAGGCAGAGATGGCTCCAAACTACGTTCTTTACAAAATCGATGATATGACCACCAAGCCTATTGAGGTGCGCCAGTGGGTCAGCAATGAGAAAGCAAAGCAGGGGGTGACTCTGCTTCCCGTGGGGGTGTATGTCAAAGTGTTCGGGACCCTCAAATGTTCTGCGGGGGTGAAGTGCCTCGAGGTGTTGAACATCCGCGTCCTGGAGAGCATGAACGAGTTCACCGCGCATGTTCTGGAAACGGGCCATGCGCACATGATGCTGCCTAAAGCCTACCAACTGGCCCCTGTGCAGAATGCACCTGTTACCCCATTGGAGATGGATGGGGTTCAGGAGTCCGGCGAGGACTGCCCTGACTACATTCTGAAGGAGGTGCTGCGTTTGATTCGTGAGTGTCCTCGAAAGGAAGGCAAGAGCCTTCAACAGCTCCAGACCGAGCTTTGCAGCCTGAGCATCAAGACCATCAAGCAAGCCATTGATTATCTGACTATCGAGGGCCACGTCTACTGCACTGTGGATGGGGAGCATTTTAAATCTGCTGATTGA